The Quercus lobata isolate SW786 chromosome 4, ValleyOak3.0 Primary Assembly, whole genome shotgun sequence genome segment ctttgcatgttaatttgattaattaataaattttgctaattaatcaattaatttatcacaaggggtgaatacattcttggcctatcaatagagagagagagagagagagagagagagagagagagagagttttagttgaagtagaattttcAAGCTCTTGAAACATACATCTATTagagttttacttaaaataaactattgtaacacttgataatataattataagatataagatataaaacctaaaataaaaagaaaaataaaatagtggtgacgtagaaaattgtgagagtttcagagatttcggttatatatatatatagttataataAGAAGATACTAAAGCAAAATTTATTATGCTTAATTATGATATCTTACAATAGGCAATTTCAAGATTGATAGTAGTTTAATTCCTATGCTGGCAagcattattctttttttttttttttttttgtcaacaGTCTTTGCCGGCTTAATATACATAGGTACTTGTTTATCTCCTAAAGATAAATCTCAATGATGGACTTCATGCCAAATGATGACACAATTTTGTAGTGGCTAAAGCCAGCCTCCAAGAACAGCTTCTCCCATTCTTtcttgtttctctcttttccagTGAGCACAACCATCATTAGTGCATCAAAGAAGAGCTTTGTAGTGGTAACATTTTGTTCATCCTTCTCTTGATTTACCACTACGTCTATGATAATTACCTTTCCTTCCTTACCTCTGCTCGTAATAGCCTCCTTGCAATTTTTCAGTATGTTGACACATTCCTCATCACTCCAATCATGCAAAATCCACTGCCAGATAGTAATATAACAATCAAATTTGAGTGCCTCATATCTCTAGCATCTTTTAAATTTAGCCAACctcaaaataatgttaaataaTTCTTCGAAATTCTTTCACCTATGGAAGtcttaaaatttatcatttcaaTTGTTCAGATTTACCTACCTAATATCTACTTAATTATCTTTCTATCTTACTGTTTGTAAACATGTTTTATGGATAGTAATTATGGTTAAGGAGCTTTTTTACATCTTATGAATGGTACATCCAAGTACAACATCCACgcacacatgaagaaaaattccTATTACCACCTtcgagccaaaaaaaaaaacccaactatAGCCAATattaatggccaaaataaaCAATTGGATGCAACTTAAAAAAACGCACACCAATTCATTGTTTAGATTAAATCTTACAAGTCTAAAAGTGtatatcataaaattttaaaaaatgtgataCTTTGAACACTATTAAATCTAGaaaataaagtactaaccaTCAAATAAACTCTCAAATTTAAGTGAAATTGAGATGATACTATTTCAAATATTAAAGGCACATTAGTATGTCACATACCTTGAGCAGAATGGCATCTGCAGGAGGGATATACTGAAACATATCGCCACCaacaaatttcagatttttaCTATCtggcaagttggcaacaacATGTGGGAGATCAAGCACAGTGCATTTCATGTGAGGAAATGCCTCAGAAATAATCCTTGCTACTGTGCCAATACCACCTCCAACATCAATCAATGAACCTAAACCCTCAAAAATGGGCTTGTAGTCCTTAACAACCAAGTTCATCAGTCGGGAATCACTGGCCATTCCTTCATTGAAAATGTTATTGTATTCTGGGTTTTGGCTGCAGTAGTCCAAGACACCTTTCCTGTGTGCTTTCTCAAAAGGTGTGACCTCACTCCCCCGAAACCAATCTCCCAAGAACTGCCATGGGGTTACAAGTGCAGGGTCAAGCATTGCTAGAACAAATGGTGATAAGCTAGTGACATTGTCTTTGAGGATAAGCCTAGAAGAAGGTGTGAGAGTATaggattcttcttctttttctttttcttgattttcatgAACAATAGTTTTAGCGAAGAAGCCAGAGTGCACCAATAGACGCATAAGCCTGTGCATGCAGCTAGTTTTTTGGGGGTGAATATTAAGCTTAGAGACCAACTCTTGGAGAGTAATAGGTTGGCCATGGTTGTGGATTGTGTCAGGAATGCCTAGCTGAATTGCACATTTAAGTGACATGGAATCTATGTAGCTAAAAATGTGTTTATACAAATGACATTGTACCTGAAATAACTCACTCACTCCCTCACCATGAATGAGATCCATCTTAGTGCTGATTTCTTTAATTCTAAGCTTCATTTACTTCTCCATGAGGTCCAACTGCGttcttatatataaattggTTGTAGATTACTGTTGCATTTCAATGTACAGTATGTTGGTGCACAATTCATTACAGGACAAATGAGAGTTAGATAGAAACGTCGTTTTGGGTGGGAGTGGGGCTTTCCCAGTTGGAGCCTTGTTGACCTGCAACTCAGCCAATCCGTCGTTTTACTAGGAAAGCTTACTTATCAAAATGGGTAATAAATTGGTGGGAACCATCTAATGCATGTTAGAGAGTGAGGACAGAAGAGATTAATGAGGGTTTGTccttaagagagagagaaatagtaaTATCATGGCTGGATTGGCTTTTGCCCAAAAGTGGAATGAGGTCGCCACTGAGCAAGTAGTGGCAGTGAACCCACTACCAGCGGCCAGAAGATAGTGGGAGTGAACCCACCTGAACGTGCTGAGTGCCTGTAGCAGACAAAATCACATGTCCATTGCCTTTGCAATTAAAGACATGGCTTATTTTGTCAACATTGTAGCCACCTTATTTTTCATCTGGATTTTAGTGAATCTCTAATTTTCCCACAAAGAGCAAGATCATGCCATATGCTAGGGCTGTAAACACATCCAACGACAGAGGGAGAGGAGTGGGAGCTAGGTGCTAACTGGCTTTCCCCTCCCccattattttaatatggttTGTTGCTTTATCAAAAGTTGTTCTTCTGTCTTATACCCATATGCCTTAAGTAATAGAAAGATCTACCAAAAGTGTTGATTTTAAGGTAtgagtaatgaaaaaaaaaaaatcttgataactacaaatccaaaaccaaacacggtttttttcttcatcaaaacTTGAGCTTCTCTCTAATATCCATATGCCTTCAGCAATATAAAGGTGGACCACCTTGCACCGAaaccatattaaaataataagaagatACTAAAGCACAATTTATTATGCTTAATTATGACATCTTACGATAGGCAGTTTCAAGATTGATAGTAGTTTAATTCCTATGCTGGCAAGcattattccttttttttttttttttttttttgtgaacagTCTTTGCCGGTTTAACATACATAGGTACTTGTTCGTCTCTTAAGGATAAATCTCAATGACGGACTTCATGCCAAATGATGACACAATTTTGTAGTAGCTAAAGCCAGCCTCCAAGAGCAGCTTCTCCCATTCTttcttatttctctcttttccagTGAGCAAAACCATCATTAGTGCATCAAAGAGGAGCTTTGTAGTGGTAACATCATGTTCATCCTTCTCTTGATTTATCACTGCGTCTATGACAATTACCTTTCCTTCCTTACCTTTGCTCGCAATAGCCTCCTTGCAATTTTTCAGTATGTTGACAGATTCCCCATCGCTCCAATCATGCAAAATCCACTGCCAAATAGTAATATAACAACCAAATTTGAGAGCTGCATATCTCTAGAATCTTTTAAATTTAGCCAACctcaaaaaaaatgttaaataattcTTCGAAATTCTTTCACCTATGGAAGTCTtgaaatttatcatttatattgTTCAGATTTACCTACCTAATATCTACTTAATTATCTTTCTATCTAACTGTTTCTAAACATGTTATGGAAAGTAATTGTGGTTAAAGAGCTTTTTTACATCATATGAATGGTACATCCAAGTACAACATCCACgcacacatgaagaaaaattccTATTACCACAATCCaaccgagaaaaaaaaaaaaaaaaaaaaatctagtataGCCAATAttaagtttagctacaaaattgattgtggctttaggctacaaacttacttaatatctttttattggaagtgaattttgaaaaatccagTATTAGAttacgtcttttttttttatatcctccatgtttgcaaaatttcaagaaaattaaaaatcaatagctatgtcatcaataaatttttaaattgcaagtttttgtaatttaaaattatgcataaaatataagattataaattatatagtaaataatatttgattaacacaaaaattgacatgtgtattaagagcgtaaagaacatataattcaacggttagattttcaatatatgtagtaatatttattttatttagtgagtttgtagcctaaagctacaatcaattttgtaactaaactttgtcccaatattaatggccaaaataaaCAATTGGgcgcaatttaaaaaaatgcacaCCCAATTCATTGTttagattaaataataaatattacaagtCTAAAAGTATAtatcataagttttttttttaaatgtgatacTTTGAACACTTTTAAATCTAGAAAATAAAGTACTAACCCTCAAATAAACTCTCAAATTTAAGTGAAATTGAGGTGATACTATTTCAAATATTAAAGACACATTAGTATGTCACATACCGTGAGCAGAATGGCATCTGCAGGAGGGATATACTAAAACATATCGCCACcaacaaattttagatttttactatctggcaagttggcaacaacATGTGGGAGATCAAGCACAGTGCATTTCATGTGAGGAAATGCCTCAGAAATAATCCTTGCTACTGTCCCAATACCACCTCCAACATCAACCAATGAACCTAAACCCTCAAAAAAGGGCTTGTAGTCCTTAACAACCAAGTTCATCAGTCGGGAATCACTGGCCATTCCTTCATTGAAAATGTTATTGTATTCTGGGTTTTGGTTGCAATAGTCCCACATACCTCTCCCATGTGCTTTCTCAAAAGGTGTGACCTCACTCCCCCAAAACCAATCTCCCAAGAACTGCCATGGGCTTACAAGTGCAGGATCAAGCACTGCCAGAACAAATGGTGATAAGCTAGTGACATTGTCTTTGAGGATAAGCCTAGAAGAAGCTGTGAGAGTAtaggcttcttcttcttcttctttttcttgattttcatgAACAATAGTTTTAGCGAAGAAGCCAGAGTGCACCAATAGACACATAATCTTGTGCACGCAGCTAGTTTTTTGGGGGTGAATATTAAGCTTAGAGACCAACTCTTGGAGAGTAATAGGTTGGCcatgcactacaaaaaaacCAATCTATTGTGGCGGACCTATTGCGGCAGGTGTGAAAGCTGCCGCTACATGTCGTCTATTGCAGCGGGTTTTGGGCCTGCTGCTGCACATGAGATCTATTACGGCGTACTACTATGGCGGGCCAATGACCCGTCATAATAGGCATGTTTTAACGGCCCAAAGGTTGGATATAGCGGCTGTCAATGAGCCGCCGCAATAGACCCTtacattcccccccccccccgaccTAAATTttcccactattttttttctccttttcagTTTTAGCGCCTTTTCGTTTTTAGCTAGTCTCCCACACagacacactctctctctctcaaacacttCGAAAAGCTCCTCCCTGTCTCGTCTCTACCACTACCCACAaacccacagccacagccaccacCCCCACAACCACAGCCatcaccactaccaccacccaacccccaaccaccaaatcacaaacaaaaacaaatcagtGTAAACCCACAGTCACCGCTAGCCAACCCAACCCACAGCAAACCCACAGTCATCACCAGCCACCATCACCCACCCACCTGCCACCACtgtaaaccccaacccaaaatcaacctaCCATTAGCCACCACCACTACAAAACACCccatcacaaaacaaaaacctagccaccaaatcacaaatcacGAAACAACCACCATCACAAACACTAAATACGATCCACCACCAAACTTTGACCCACGACCTAGACCCACTATGACGAAGTGACCCACAGTGACTGCCGAAGCACTGTGACGCACCCATGGGAAAtcggtgagagagagagagagggacgagCAAGAGAGGGCAAGGGCATTGATGGAGATCGCCCCCAATTGCTTGAAGCCATTGATGGAGATCGCCTAAAAGTACTgcttcttttttacttttacttttaagtttCTAGGGTTTCAGTCACGGTCTTGTTTGGTAGtgctatattattattattattatttttttcaaatgcaATTAGGTATCAGCCACTAAAGATGATCTTTTTGGGTATTAGTGTGTATTCTAATTTAGAATATTCTGTAGCATTTTAATGGTGATTCCTTGTTGGCAGTCCAGGTTTGTGTTGATCGTgtgaattttctttcttcataaaGAAACTCTTTGTAGGGCTTCGTGGAGTTTTGAGATTCTCATTGAATATCACAAAGTGGTGGAGATGTAAATTgttgttttaaataaaaataatttccatgATTAATTATGCTCCTGATTGTTTGCTGGGATTTTATGCTATATGTGTATTtgttgttttaaaatttgaaggagTACTAAATGGTGCACTGtgtttgtgtgagagagagagcttgcTTTTCTGAAACCAtgttgatagtttttagaccccttaaaacacaattgatttaagCTAAGTAATttgccaagttgttacttagtctaatttaacaaatctaggttatcacaataacaaagatcatatcatgcaaagcagtggaaagataaataatacaagacatgatcacccaagaaaccaaaccggtaaaaacctggggaggatttgacctagctatcctcaaggtaaacttgaatccactatcttgaaagaatcgaagttcatacaataagacttacaagcccccacgctcgacttcttattgctaccaaccagtagaacttactgacacgactacCTGTAAGtttcgaatccacggactccttctttcttggattcaccaccagatacaagcacacccgcttgtgttttctttaaacttcaatggtagcaaccgagttgatcatcaaggtatagataaatcttctccttgaaaaccctaagtttgtgtaaaggaaagctcctctagatttcacaagagatttacacaaattgcaatatgagcaacactaaaacatgattagggtttgccttttatacttaggataAATTAGAAAATCCTAAAACCTTTTAAAACAACtcgggctgagttggaaaatctacagaaaaaaacatttttcaggagcttcgatcgatcgagcctaagcttcgatcgatcgagccaggccaaaATGCATTAATCTATTCTGCATTagcttgattccaactttacataaaatacacaactttgagcaagactaaaacacttttaaacacattgttttgatcatggtttgccaacaatacagattagagttctaaatacataaatacctaagtctttagaacctaacacatgtTAAGTAAGGTCAGACCTCATTGTGATTTTTCAATGCAGGATCTCTGAAATAGTCTTTCATTGGATTTGAAACCCAACGTTTCTTAGATTCGAAACTATTCGAAACTGAAATAGTCTTTCATTGGATTTAATTTTGGTGCTTCTGTAGCTTTTTCTTGAATCTGCTAGTTTTAGTTTCATTCACTTTGTTGTatcttcaatttatttgaatttctttgttCTAGTTAAGTTTGGCATGAGGATTTGGCGTTTGATTTAATAGTTAATGTTTCTACGGCTTGTGCATTATCTGCATGTACCATTGAGAGTAGATTGATGTTACATTCCAAAAAAGCCAAAATCTAACCATTTTGAACAGTTTTAGAAAGCTACATTTGGTTCACTTtctacatgaaaaaaaaaaaattgtgtgtaggctgaaattttttttatatgaataaatagtttgaagagaaaatatgttcttttattttctctttggtgtaggataaagaaaaaaaaatggtgttaaGTATTAACACATGGTGATACTAGTTGTTTTTGTCATAGTTCCAATTATACAAAAATGAACATATtaaattatttgtgtttttgccATTGGTTTTGTAAAATGAAGTGGCTGGTAAGTAGATTGGATATGAtttgcataaaactagactatCACGAAGCCAGCATGGGTAAATAGAAGAATTTTGACTTAATGCTATctacttttactttttatctaTATTTACTACATATTTAATTCAACTGTTTGCATTTCTTAAGAATGCTATTTTGAGGAttcactttttttgtttctgaGTTGTACAGTGCCTAAAACACCTAGTTGAGCTGATGGGTCTGACCAAATCTTGATAAACATGGTTAATGGCTTAATGCTTCTTTTGTGTTATTTGTTATAAGTTTTGTCATTTGTATTTGTCAAAGGCTGAATTACTGTTAAATggtgcataaaaaataattttttcttaccAACTCCTGGTTAATTAACACTTACTTGATAGTGGCTGCTAGCTACTTTTATATTTGTTAGGGGTGTCTCTTTCTTTAGAGAATTTGTTAGCTGAATGCAATTACTTTCCCTTGTATTCTATATGATAGGAGGCTTtgtattgtttttaatttctgtataataaaaatatgaaattatataattaaaatgtgTATCACTATACACCAAGCAATTCACTAGCAACCTATGTagttaaaaaatgtcacatgaCCATCATGATCGCTcacattattatatttctaaattaattaataaatatttatcatAGTGGTTACGTGACATTTTAAATCCGATTAAGCTGCTTGCATGTAACTTTTAGgccaaagatttttttttatttatttttttattataaaggtACCAAATTACTTGACACATCAA includes the following:
- the LOC115983178 gene encoding trans-resveratrol di-O-methyltransferase-like; this translates as MKLRIKEISTKMDLIHGEGVSELFQVQCHLYKHIFSYIDSMSLKCAIQLGIPDTIHNHGQPITLQELVSKLNIHPQKTSCMHRLMRLLVHSGFFAKTIVHENQEKEKEEESYTLTPSSRLILKDNVTSLSPFVLAMLDPALVTPWQFLGDWFRGSEVTPFEKAHRKGVLDYCSQNPEYNNIFNEGMASDSRLMNLVVKDYKPIFEGLGSLIDVGGGIGTVARIISEAFPHMKCTVLDLPHVVANLPDSKNLKFVGGDMFQYIPPADAILLKWILHDWSDEECVNILKNCKEAITSRGKEGKVIIIDVVVNQEKDEQNVTTTKLFFDALMMVVLTGKERNKKEWEKLFLEAGFSHYKIVSSFGMKSIIEIYL